A region of Vanessa cardui chromosome 1, ilVanCard2.1, whole genome shotgun sequence DNA encodes the following proteins:
- the LOC124532895 gene encoding probable peroxisomal acyl-coenzyme A oxidase 1 encodes MASTNVNEDLRNERKKCNFNVEELTNLLDDGKINTKRRRDLEEKVLSVKGIRDEIPEDYLSHKEKYENAVRKSVLLYKALREYTDTTIPFDEKIRANLRNSLPAAIVKDNSPFMLHSEMFIIAIMGQGTEEQKEYWLRRANNMEIMGTYAQTELGHGTFLRGLETTATYDANTEEFILNSPTLTAYKWWPGGLAHTANYCVVMAQLIIKDKSYGIQPFMVQIRDEETHMPLPGIKVGEIGPKLGFNTVNNGFLGFDHLRIPRERMLMKNAQVLKDGTFKASPNSKLAYGTMVYVRVMIVDTVSKYLARAVTIAIRYSAIRRQSQPKPGEPEPQILDYVTQQHKLLIAIATTHAYHFTVRWLWDLYSNVNKDLNRGQLDNLPELHALACSLKVVSSADCTALIEKCRMACGGHGYMLSSCLPLLYGVSTATCTYEGENTVLLLQAARSLVKAWHQALKGQSLSPSMSYLKDKSPPTSWNSSLDGIISGFQRVARGKLSASVSALEQYTASGLSPEDAWNKASIQLTAAAEAHARVIVLTVYKAEVEKRATTLSSPLRAVLYQLLELYFIFWTLEKMGDLLLYTKLSETDIRGLQKKYEDLLEKIRPNAVGLVDSFDFRDEILNSTLGAYDGRAYERLMEEALKSPLNSEPVNQSFHKYLKPFLRGKL; translated from the exons ATGGCGTCAACAAACGTTAACGAAGATTTgagaaatgaaagaaaaaagtgTAATTTTAATGTGGAAGAATTGACTAATTTGTTAGATGAtggaaaaattaatacaaaaaggaGACGAGATCTTG aggaAAAGGTATTAAGTGTAAAAGGTATTCGAGATGAGATACCTGAAGACTATCTTAGTCATAAAGAAAAGTACGAGAATGCAGTACGAAAATCTGTTTTGTTATACAAAGCGTTACGAGAATATACAGACACGACTATTCCTTTCGATGAGAAAATTCG GGCGAATCTTCGCAATTCACTACCAGCTGCAATTGTTAAAGACAATTCGCCTTTTATGCTCCACTCCGAAATGTTCATCATAGCCATTATGGGCCAGGGTACTGAAGAACAGAAAGAGTACTGGTTGAGAAGAGCTAATAATATGGAAATTATGGGAACCTATGCCCAG ACGGAATTAGGGCATGGTACTTTCCTTCGTGGCTTGGAAACTACAGCAACTTACGATGCCAACACAGAAGAATTTATTCTAAACAGCCCTACACTGACTGCTTACAAATGGTGGCCTGGAGGGT TGGCACACACAGCTAATTACTGTGTAGTTATGGCGCAGCTGATCATAAAAGATAAGAGTTACGGTATTCAACCGTTCATGGTGCAGATTCGGGATGAAGAAACTCACATGCCTTTACCAGGCATAAAAGTTGGAGAAATCGGACCTAAACTTGGGTTTAATACAGTTAATAATGGATTTCTTGGATTCGATCATTTAAGAATACCGCGAGAAAGAATGTTAATGAAAAATGCACAAGTACTGAAG GACGGCACATTCAAAGCGTCCCCAAATAGTAAGCTCGCTTACGGTACGATGGTGTATGTGCGGGTGATGATTGTTGATACAGTGTCGAAGTATCTCGCTAGAGCCGTGACCATTGCCATCCGGTATTCAGCTATTCGGAGACAATCACAACCAAAACCTGG GGAACCGGAACCTCAAATCTTGGACTACGTAACACAACAACATAAATTATTGATAGCAATTGCAACGACTCATGCTTATCATTTTACAGTGCGATGGCTTTGGGATTTATACAGCAATGTCAACAAAGACCTCAATCGAGGACAGTTGGATAATTTACCTGAG TTGCATGCATTGGCTTGTTCCTTGAAAGTCGTCAGTTCTGCTGACTGCACCGCCCTTATAGAAAAGTGTCGTATGGCGTGCGGCGGTCACGGCTATATGCTTTCATCTTGCCTTCCGCTTCTTTATGGAGTATCGACTGCCACGTGCACCTATGAGGGAGAGAACACAGTTCTGCTACTGCAGGCAGCTAG GTCTTTAGTCAAGGCATGGCATCAAGCTTTAAAAGGCCAATCATTGAGCCCCTCCATGTCCTATCTCAAAGATAAATCGCCGCCAACATCGTGGAATAGCTCTCTCGATGGAATAATTAGCGGCTTTCAGAGAGTTGCCAGAGG TAAGTTGTCAGCAAGTGTATCTGCCCTCGAACAATATACGGCATCTGGTCTGAGTCCTGAAGACGCCTGGAACAAAGCCTCTATCCAGCTAACAGCAGCTGCTGAG gCCCACGCTAGAGTTATCGTCCTTACGGTCTACAAGGCAGAAGTAGAAAAAAGAGCGACTACTCTTTCATCTCCCCTACGAGCAGTATTATATCAACTTCTGGAACTTTACTTCATCTTCTGGACATTGGAGAAGATGGGAGATCTATTATTG TATACCAAACTATCTGAGACTGATATTCGTGGTTTGCAAAAGAAATATGAAGACCTTCTTGAGAAAATTCGACCGAATGCTGTCGGTCTCGTCGACAGTTTCGATTTTAGAGATGAG aTACTGAATTCTACACTTGGAGCCTATGATGGACGCGCTTACGAGCGCCTCATGGAAGAGGCCTTAAAGAGTCCTTTAAACTCAGAACCGGTCAATCAATCGTTCCACAAGTACTTAAAACCATTCTTACGTGGTAAATTGTAa
- the LOC124532642 gene encoding hyphally regulated cell wall protein 3-like, with amino-acid sequence MAAKFVVALTCFALCHSSPIILNGYLYRDGRHFATGQGYTNNYGGRATGSATIEGSAINAYGSASTDGQNFLNRNIGYGEAYPGQAIAKAEIYDTPQVPVYGSAKAEAQNMPTYYAIPAPATIMSYEQNFEVPTEIRYTMPANGGVSAQSSAVLNGNSESSITSARTDGTGAAESSAKTQGIGSYVITASNAKTAGSSGSAYSDANNANGLTNIMTKTDGFGSALSKSQNGLGLTSAESQSNGGSATSSAKNTIDAIIASANTQGYGTASSNIDTRNIQNVHQKGIHWRFGTAFDAPSGQAHATSQSHGGSAKSTAQTNGYGTIQSTADTQGYGSADANANMNGLGYVHSVANNNGLGYGSAKSTANTNGYGSANSVANTNGLGVAKSSANTQGAGYGNADARADINSAGTITSAANTNGYGKATSTANTDMGYGALRYDGLYGGSRTIANAQTSGQGTASSSARTQGINAAYRVVNTSANSFGQGIAQANASA; translated from the coding sequence GTTATTTATATCGCGACGGACGCCACTTTGCGACCGGTCAAGGCTACACAAATAACTATGGCGGACGAGCGACGGGTTCAGCGACAATTGAAGGTAGCGCAATCAATGCTTACGGAAGCGCATCAACTGACGGCCAGAATTTCTTAAACAGAAACATTGGCTACGGCGAAGCGTATCCCGGTCAAGCGATCGCTAAAGCTGAAATCTACGATACACCTCAAGTTCCTGTTTACGGATCAGCCAAAGCTGAAGCCCAAAACATGCCAACTTACTACGCTATCCCAGCACCTGCAACTATTATGTCTTACGAACAAAACTTTGAAGTTCCCACTGAAATAAGATACACAATGCCCGCCAACGGTGGTGTTTCTGCCCAGTCATCTGCTGTGCTTAATGGTAACTCTGAATCTTCAATCACTTCAGCTAGAACCGACGGTACCGGTGCCGCCGAATCTTCTGCTAAAACCCAAGGCATTGGTAGCTACGTAATTACAGCTTCAAATGCAAAAACCGCCGGAAGTTCTGGATCTGCTTACTCTGACGCTAACAACGCTAACGGATTAACCAACATTATGACCAAAACCGACGGATTTGGCTCGGCATTGTCAAAATCCCAAAATGGACTTGGATTGACTTCGGCTGAATCCCAATCAAACGGTGGGTCCGCTACTTCTTCGGCCAAAAACACAATCGACGCCATTATTGCATCAGCCAATACTCAGGGCTACGGAACTGCTTCCTCAAACATCGACACCAGAAACATCCAAAACGTTCACCAGAAAGGTATCCACTGGAGATTCGGTACTGCTTTTGACGCTCCTTCCGGTCAAGCTCACGCCACTAGCCAATCTCACGGAGGTTCAGCTAAATCAACTGCCCAAACAAATGGTTATGGAACAATCCAATCCACTGCTGATACTCAAGGATATGGATCTGCCGATGCCAACGCTAACATGAATGGCCTTGGCTATGTTCATTCTGTTGCCAACAACAATGGTCTCGGTTATGGTTCCGCAAAGTCCACCGCTAACACAAATGGATACGGTTCAGCAAACTCCGTTGCCAACACAAACGGCCTTGGTGTCGCTAAATCTTCAGCCAACACTCAGGGAGCAGGCTATGGTAACGCAGACGCTCGTGCTGACATCAACAGCGCGGGAACTATTACCTCCGCTGCTAACACTAACGGATACGGAAAAGCCACATCCACAGCTAACACTGACATGGGATACGGCGCTCTTCGTTACGATGGACTCTACGGTGGATCCCGAACAATTGCTAATGCCCAAACTTCTGGACAGGGCACAGCATCTTCTTCCGCTAGAACTCAAGGAATCAACGCTGCCTACAGGGTAGTCAACACATCTGCCAACAGCTTTGGCCAGGGCATCGCTCAGGCTAACGCCAGTGCCTAA